The Pirellulales bacterium genome includes a region encoding these proteins:
- a CDS encoding ATP-dependent Clp protease adaptor ClpS, with the protein MTSRPKKKPKRLPPYHVILWNDDDHTFLYVMEMLLGLFGHPPEKGYQIAQEVHLRGRAIVLTTTKEHAELKRDQIHAYGKDSDVRNCKGSMWCTIEPSPQ; encoded by the coding sequence ATGACCTCGCGGCCGAAGAAGAAGCCCAAGCGACTCCCCCCCTATCACGTCATTCTGTGGAACGACGACGATCACACGTTTCTCTACGTGATGGAAATGTTGCTCGGCCTGTTCGGCCATCCGCCCGAGAAGGGCTACCAGATCGCGCAAGAGGTGCATCTGCGGGGACGCGCGATCGTGCTGACGACGACCAAGGAGCACGCCGAGCTCAAACGCGACCAGATCCACGCCTACGGCAAGGATTCGGACGTGCGCAACTGCAAAGGCTCGATGTGGTGTACGATCGAGCCGTCGCCGCAATGA
- the mtaB gene encoding tRNA (N(6)-L-threonylcarbamoyladenosine(37)-C(2))-methylthiotransferase MtaB, with the protein MSNAPTLRTVTLGCKVNQYETEYVRGGLLGIGYRDAAGDEQADLCIVNTCTVTHEGDAKSRQTIRKLARQNPAARIVVMGCYATRAPQEVASLPNVAEVITDKRELPDLLARHGVRDIPTGISRFGTRKRAFIKVQDGCLLRCSFCIIPHVRPHLNSRPAADIFDEVRRLVDNGYRELVLTGIHLGHYGVEGNRGRPKEEWQRLSHLLARIARLPGDFRVRLSSIEATEVTRELVAVMAEHPARICPHLHVSLQSGSDAVLRRMRRRWGAKRFVDRCLLVRDMLDRPALTTDIIVGFPGETEADFSETCQVARDVGFSKIHIFPFSARRGTPAAEMTDQVPAEIKSRRCDELAALEAELRAHYFASLQGTPIRVLVEGRLPQQDSPSSPTALYAGTSCRGATAAVVATDASIARFVDGVVTGTDGEMLLASRQ; encoded by the coding sequence ATGAGTAATGCTCCCACGCTGCGCACCGTCACCCTGGGCTGCAAAGTCAACCAGTACGAGACCGAGTACGTGCGCGGCGGTCTGCTGGGCATCGGCTATCGCGATGCCGCGGGGGACGAGCAGGCCGATCTCTGTATCGTCAACACCTGCACGGTGACGCACGAGGGGGACGCCAAGAGCCGGCAGACGATCCGCAAGCTCGCGCGGCAGAATCCCGCCGCGCGGATCGTCGTGATGGGTTGCTACGCCACCCGCGCGCCCCAGGAAGTCGCGTCGCTGCCGAATGTCGCCGAAGTCATCACCGACAAGCGCGAGTTGCCCGACCTGCTGGCGCGCCACGGCGTGCGCGATATTCCGACCGGCATCTCGCGCTTCGGCACGCGGAAACGCGCCTTCATCAAAGTGCAGGATGGCTGCCTGCTGCGCTGCAGCTTCTGCATCATCCCTCACGTGCGTCCCCATTTGAATAGTCGCCCGGCGGCCGATATTTTCGACGAGGTACGGCGGCTGGTCGACAACGGCTATCGCGAACTGGTGCTGACGGGCATTCATCTGGGGCATTACGGCGTGGAGGGCAATCGCGGCAGGCCGAAAGAGGAGTGGCAGAGGCTCTCGCACCTGCTCGCACGCATCGCGCGGCTGCCGGGCGATTTCCGCGTGCGGCTCTCGAGCATCGAAGCGACCGAGGTGACGCGCGAGCTGGTGGCCGTGATGGCGGAACATCCCGCGCGGATATGTCCCCACCTGCACGTCTCGCTGCAGAGTGGCTCGGACGCCGTGCTGCGGCGCATGCGGCGTCGTTGGGGCGCCAAACGCTTTGTCGATCGGTGCCTGCTGGTGCGTGACATGCTCGATCGTCCGGCGCTCACGACCGACATCATCGTCGGGTTTCCGGGAGAGACCGAGGCCGACTTTTCCGAGACGTGCCAGGTGGCGCGCGACGTGGGCTTTTCCAAGATCCATATCTTTCCCTTCAGTGCCCGGCGTGGAACGCCGGCCGCGGAAATGACCGATCAGGTCCCGGCCGAGATCAAGTCGCGCCGTTGCGACGAGTTGGCCGCGCTCGAGGCCGAGCTGCGCGCGCACTACTTTGCCAGCTTGCAGGGTACGCCGATTCGCGTGCTCGTCGAGGGACGCCTGCCCCAGCAGGACTCCCCATCATCCCCCACCGCGCTTTACGCGGGCACGTCCTGTCGCGGAGCGACGGCCGCCGTGGTGGCAACCGATGCCAGCATTGCGCGATTCGTCGACGGCGTGGTGACGGGGACGGACGGGGAGATGCTCTTAGCGTCTCGCCAATAA